Part of the Salvelinus fontinalis isolate EN_2023a chromosome 1, ASM2944872v1, whole genome shotgun sequence genome is shown below.
ttcgggccatggatcatcactgcaggctccgggccatggatcatcactggaggcttcgtgcgtggagcaggcacaggatgtaccaggctggagacacgcactggaggccgggtgcatggagctggcacaggatatactggaccgtggaggcgcactggaggtctggagcgtagagctggcacaacccgtcctggctggatgctcactttaggccggcaagtgcggggcgctggcacaggacgcactgggctatgaaggcgcactggagacacagtgcgtagaACCGGCACACATTGTACCGGAACGgtgacacacacctcagtgtgAGTGCATGGAGGAGACACAGGACGCACCGGActgaggaggcgcactggaggccagatgcgtgaaaCTGGTGCATATGACACCGGACTGGTGTCACGCTCCTCAGCACGCCCGTTCTGCAGTACTCTCAACGCCCACACCTCTCTCTGGAATCTTTCGTCGAGTTCCTCACTCGACTccctgactggctctggttcacccCTGGGCTCCCGCCGACCACTCCGTGTGCcaccccccaaaacatttttggggggctgcctctcgggcttccgtcgtgGTTGTGAACCCCGGAGTCGTCGTTGATCCTCCTTCGCTgcctccgcctgcttccatggcagggtcttgtctCCTGCcataatctcctcccatgtccatgatatTCTCCACTCCCTTTTCTCCtgggcccaggatccctgctcctcctggccacgctgcttggtcctttggtggtgggatcttctgtcacgttcgtttcgagatggattggaccaaggtgcagcgtggtagaaaTGAGACTTTTATTTAAATGACAccgaagaaaaaaaatatatacactgctcaaaaaaataaagggaacacttaaacaacacaatgtaactccaagtcaatcacacttctgtgaaatcaaactgtccacttaggaagcaacactgattgacaataaatttcacatgctgttgtgcaaatggaatagacaaaagggggaaattataggcaattagcaagatacccccaaaaaaggagtgattctgcaggtggtgaccataaAAACGAACGTaacatgcagtgcagaaagcaactacacacaaacaagatcccacaactaaaggtggaaaaaaggctgcgtaagtaggatccccaatcagagacagcgatagacagctgcctctgattgggaaccatacccggccaacaaagaaatagaaaaactagaatgcccacccaaatcacaccccgacctaaccaaatagagaaataaaaaggctctctaaggtcagggcgtgacaggatagGATCTGAACCTGCGACGTTGACTTTATAGTAAGGTCCcaaattcaaccaaataaagGATGTCAGCTAACCTCTGTAAGAACATGAAGAAGAGCTTAGGTGTGAACGTTCAGTACCTGTGGcttggtctcctcctcctctttgtagAAGAAAAGCTGGTCGGAGCGTAGGACAAACCATCTCAGCTGCCAGTTCTTCATGATGCTCCTCTGTTTCTTCAGCCAGCCAGCTTTCAGAGCCCCCTCCTGGAGACTGGGGGAGGACGGGCGGATTGGGCCCCGGGACACATCTCCCATCACCATGCTCTTGGACCGGGCTGGAGAGTGGAGATACACATACAAACATGAATACAAATACACATTTAAGCAGCAGGGAGACAGGCACATACACACAGTGTGTGTGCGCTCCAGGGTTGCCATGGTGAggcacataccacacacaccatgtcccgcCCTGGAGCTGAGGCTGAGGCCCCCCTTCCTCCCacgggtagaggtggctggagaCCCACCCGGCACAGGGAAGAAAGGAGAGGCCTCAGGTGATATAAGCGATTAATGTAAAGCCCCTGGAAGAGAGTTATTGTCAGTTCTGGCAGACCAATAGAACCAGGAACCTGTTTGAACTGGGATAACAAGGCCTCCTGGGATTGTCTCTGGGTTTTAGTGTAATGTGAGCTCAGTCAAGGACCGTTTCAGATGCAGTTCATGTCAGGAGGCTCTGGAGTCCCGCGCTGTCCCTCATCCTGTATCAGTATCAGTCtgctctctattcaacacagtTGATGAAATGAGATACATTAAAAAGTACAGGAATCACTCAGTATTACACAATATCTTTTTTCAGAGAGAAGATGGCGCTGACAGACATGGCAGTTCttcttctagctcctaagcagctttgcagtatttttttttttttttttgtgttatttctatTCAACTCaaatacaagcatttcactacacccgcaataacatctgctaaatatgtgtatgtgaccaataaaatgttatttgaataCAGTACAGCCTGTGCAGAAAGTAACATCTGGTGATCACTAGTGGAAAAAACAGCATGCTTTGATCATGCCATTTTCCAAAATCAACTAAACCCTGAATACAGCTTCTAGAGACCATCCTGAGAGAATAACCACTCAGCAACACATCTCACGGAGCCAAACAGCACCAAGGCAAACAAGACTAAACTATTTGATTATGATGTATAATTTATAAGAATCAATCCAGCATCCTGCGTGACACACTCAGGATCAATGCACAGATGGCTTAGAAGCGGAAGGGGGGGATGAAAATCAATGTTTGTTCTGTCATTTCTCTCTTATTctccttctgcttcttcttcttcttcctcttctaccCCGATATGGGATGGATATGGGATGGAGGGCCAGGAGTTTCTCACATGGTCAAAGAAAACTCCTGACCCTAAGGATGGGGAAGGCTATGGTATAGATGAAGACACCCGGAAAAGACACTTCCCGACATATCCCCGGCACCACCAACCATGTTTCATTGGAATTAATTGATAGTTCAAACTGTTCATTCATTTACAGTCATTGTATACTATACTCTTTGGTTGTGGGCTTGGCTGTGGCACGACATAGCATGGCCACTATAGCCTAGACATCATGGTCCCCTTCCACTCCTACCTCCATCGCTGCCTGGCTCCATTCCTAATCGGTTAAACTCACAAGAGGAACATGGGCCGTATATCAcattaaccatctctctctctccgtctacaACCATCCCTCTCTGCC
Proteins encoded:
- the LOC129835382 gene encoding rho GTPase-activating protein 22-like isoform X4, whose product is MTAMLSPKIRQTRRARSKSMVMGDVSRGPIRPSSPSLQEGALKAGWLKKQRSIMKNWQLRWFVLRSDQLFFYKEEEETKPQGCIPLQGCQVNELTANSEEPGRHLFEIVPG